In Luteimonas viscosa, the genomic window TGTTCGACGGCGTGCTCTCGGCGCTGGAAAAGCGTGGCGTGGCGGTCGAGCGTGGCGCGGCGAAGCCGCTGTACACGCCGCGGCGGCTCGCGGTGCTGCTGCCGGGCGTGGCGGTCGAGCAGCCGCAACAGGCCTCGGAGGTCTTCGGCCCTTACGTGAACATCGCGCTCGACGGCGACGGCCAGCCGACGAAGGCACTGCTGGGCTTCGCGGCGAAGGCCGGCGTCGAGTGGACCGCACTCGAACGCGCCACCGATGCCAAGGGCGAGCGCTTCGTGCATCGCGCGGTGACCTCCGGCGCGCAGACCGCCGCGTTGCTGCCGGAGATCCTGCGCGAGGCGATCGCCGGCATGCCGATCCCCAAGCCGATGCGCTGGGGCGGCCACGATTTCGCCTTCGCGCGGCCGGTGCACTGGCTGGTGATGCTGCTGGGCAAGGACGTGGTCGACGGCGAGGCGTTCGGCATCCGTGCCGACCGCTTCAGCCGCGGTCACCGCTTCCTGCACGACAGACAGGTCTGGATCTCCACGCCGGACGACTACGTCGAGGCGCTGCGCGGGGCGAAGGTGCTGGTGGACGCGCAGGAGCGGCGCGCGCGCATCGTCGCCGAAGTGGAGGCGGCGGCGAAGGCGGCCGGTGGTTCCGCGCGCATCGACGCCGACAACCTGCAGCAGGTGGTGTGCCTGGTGGAGTGGCCGAAAGCGGTGTCCTGCGCGTTCGAGGAGGAATTCCTCGCGGTGCCGCAGGAAGCGCTGGTGGCGACCATGGAAGCCAACCAGAAGTTCTTCCCGGTGCTCGACGACGCCGGCCGGCTGACCTCGCGCTTCATCGGCATCGCCAACATCGAACCGAAGGACGATTCGGAGATCCGCAAGGGCTACGAGCGCGTGATCCGCCCGCGCTTCGCCGATGCGAAGTTCTTCTTCGTCGAGGACATGAAGCAGGGCCTGGATTCGATGAACGCGGGCCTGGCGAGCGTGACCTACCAGGCGAAGCTGGGCACGGTGGCCGACAAGGTCGCGCGCGTGGCGGCGCTGGCGGAAGCCATCGCGCCCCAGGTCGGCGTGAACGCGGCGCTGGCCCGGCGCGCGGCGCTGCTGTCGAAGGCCGACCTGCAGTCGCGGCTGGTCAACGAGTTCCCCGAACTGCAGGGCATCGCCGGACGCCACTACGCGATGCAGGATGCCTCACTGTCCGACCTGTCGCACGAGGACCGCGTGGCCGTGGCCAACGCCCTCGACGAGGCCTGGCAACCGCGCTTCGCCGCCGACGACATCGCGCTCTCTGCGCTGGGCAAGGTGCTGGCGATCGCGGAGCGGCTCGATACGCTGGCGGGCGGTTTCGCCGCGGGACTGAAGCCGACGGGCAACAAGGATCCGTTCGCGTTGCGGCGCAATGCGCTGGGGTTGGCGCGGACGGTGATCGAGAGTGGGCTCGAACTCGACATCGTGCAACTGATCGACCGGGCCGTCGATCACTTGCCCGAGTCAGCAAAGTCAGAGCCTGCTTCCGGCACGGAGAGAATGGCGCCGACCCTCTACATTTACGACTTCATTCTCGACCGGCTGAAAGGTTATTACGCCGAAAAGGGCGTGCCCGTGCAGCAGTTCAATGCCGTCGCTCAGCTGGAGCCAAGATCGCTCTACGACCTGGACCGCCGCATCGACGCCATCGGCATCTTCGCCCAGCTGCCCGAGGCCGAGGCGCTGGCGGCGGCCAACAAGCGCATCCTCAACATCCTGCGCAAGGCGGACGAGGAGATCCCTGCGATCGAGGACAAGGCGCTGCTTCAGGAGCCCGCCGAACTCGCGCTGGCCGAGGCGGTGGAAGCCGTGTACGCCGAGACCGGCCATGCGCTGGCGAAGGGCGACTACGTCGACGCGCTCGCCCACCTGGCGCGGCTGCGGCCGCGGGTCGACGCATTCTTCGACGCGGTGATGGTCAATGTCGAGGACGCGGCCCTGCGCAGCAACCGCCTCGCCCTGCTCAAGCGCCTCGCCGACCGCCTCGGCAGCGTCGCCGCGATCGAGCACCTGTCCGCCTGAGCCGACGCGGGCGGGAGGGCCGCGCAGGTCCGTAGATCGAAGGCTCCCTCCTGTCAAGACGCGACACGCACCGGCGCACCGGCCAATGCGTGCAATGCCTGGACAGTCGCAGCGACGACCCTCGTTAATCGGACCTTGACCGTGGCTCCGGTATCCTCCGGCGATGCGCCTCCCCCACCGCATCCTCGCCATCGCCGCGCTGTGTCTGTTCGCGGCCGGAACGGCACGGGCGGTCGAGGTCGGCACGGTGGAGATCCTCGGCCTGGACGAGGAGATGACGCAGAACGTGCGCGTCTCGCTGTCGCTGGTGGAGGCGGCGGGCCAGGACCTCAGCGGCCGCCGCATGGCCTACTTGGTGCGCGAGGTGGAGGACGAAACGCGCGAAGCGCTGGAACCGTTCGGCTTCTATTCGCCCACGATCGAGGTCGAGCGCAGCCGCGCCAACGGCAGCGTCTCGGTGACGGTCCGGGTCGATCCTGGCGAGCCCGTGCGGGTGCGCAACTCGGACATCGCGATCCTCGGCGAGGGCGGAAGCGACCGCTACCTGCAGGCCGATGTCGACGAGTTCATCCCCTCGCCCGGCGCGATCTTCAACCATGCCGACTACGAGGCCAGCAAGATCCGCATCAGCCGCCGCCTGACCGAGCGCGGCTACTTCGACGCCGACTTCTCCTCGCGCCGGGTCGAGGTGACGCGCGCCGAACAGGCCGCGGACATCGAGCTGGTCTGGACCAGCGGCGACCGCTACGACATGGGCCCGACCATCTTCGAACAGGAACGCACCATCGTCGGCGACGACCTGCTGGAGAATCTGGTCTACTGGGAAGAAGGCGAGTACTACCACCAGGGCCGCCTCGACCGGCTGCGCACCTCGCTCACCCGGCTCGACTACTTCGGCAACATCGAGATCACGCCCGATCCCGCCAACGCGGTCGACAAGCGGGTCCCGGTGACGGTCAGGCTCACCCCGGCCAAGCGCAGCATTTATACCGCCGGCCTGAGCTACGGCACCGACAGCGGCGCGGGCGTGCGCCTGGGCGTGGAACGACGCTACGTCAACCTGCGCGGCCACAAGGCGCTGGCGCAGCTGGACTACGCGCAGAAGCGAAAGACGCTCACGCTGCAGTACCGCATCCCGGCCTTCGCCTGGCGCGACGGCTGGTACACCTTCAGCGCGCAGGCCTACGACGAGCAGACCGACTACATCGACACCCGCCGGGTCGAGTTCGTCGCCAGCCGCAGCGGCCAGTTCAACCGCTACCTGAACCTCGTCGCCTCGGTGCACGCGCTGCGCGAGCGCTGGCTGTACGCGGAGGTCGGCAGGGACGGCCTGCAGGAGGCGCCGGACTACCGCTATGCCACGTTCACGTTCCCGTCGCTGCGCGCCGAGTACGTCAACGTCGACGACCGGGTCTTCCCGCGCAGTGGCGTCGGCGGCTCGCTGACCCTGCGCAGCGGCGTGGAAGGCGCCGGCTCCGACGCCAATTTCGCGCAGTTGCATGCCCGCGCATCGACCTTCAAGGGCATCGGAGAGAACAGCCGCCTGATCATCCGCGGCGAGGCGGGATACACCTGGACCGATGCGCTGGTGGACCTGCCGCCGAGCCTGCGCTTCTACGCGGGCGGCGATCGCAGCATCCGTGGCTACGAATGGCGCGAGGTCGGCCCGCGCATCGACACCGACGAGGGCCGCTACGCGATCGGCGCGAAGAACGTGGTGACCGCGAGCATCGAGTTCGAACACTATTTCCTCGGTCCCTGGGGAGCGGCGGTGTTCGTCGACGGGGGCAGCGCGTTCGACGGCACCTCGCCGGACTGGCACACCGGCGTCGGCATCGGCGCTCGCTGGCGCTCGCCTGTGGGGCCGCTGAAGATCGACCTCGCGCGCGGCCTCGACCAGCCCGACTCGCCGTTCACCGTCGGCCTCAGCATCGGCGCGGAGTTCTGACGTGGCCTTCCGCCGCAGGCCACGACTGCCCGACGACATGCCGCCCGAGGAACGCGAGGCGCGCATCGCCGAGTTGCGCGAACGCCGGCGCAGGCGCATGCGCGTGCTGGCGATCCGCAGCGCGATCGGGACGGGCGCGCTGGTGCTGCTCGTCGCGGCCCTGCTGTACTGGCTGCTGTCGACGTTCGGCGGTCGCGATTTCCTGCTCGCGCGCATCGCCGCCGCCCTGCCCGAAGGGACCGAGCTGACCTGGTCGCGCGCGGAAGGTCCGGCGTCCGGCCCGCTGGTGATGCACGACGTGCGCTACGTGCAGCGCAGCTGCCCCGATGTCGATGGCGAAGCCGTGGCCTACGGCCGGTGCGCCGTTCCTTCGGTCCTGACCTTCACCGCCAGGCGCGTGGTGCTCGATCCCGAAATCACGCCGCTGATCGGCAAGCGCCTGCGCCTGGACGCGCTGGACGTCGAAGCCGCCACCCTCGACCTGCCGCGCAGCGACGAGCCTTTCGAGATGCCGACCTGGCCGGAGGTGCTGCCGCGGATCGAGCTGCCGCTGTCGCTCGAATCGGACGCGATCCGGGTCGACGGGCTGCGCGTGAGCAGCGCCGGCGCGCCGGTGATCGACATCGCCACGATCCGCGGCGGGCTCGATGCGCGCCCGGGCGAACTGATGGTGCGCGAACTGGTCGTCGACAGCGATCGCGGCCGCTTCACCGTCGATGGCGACTACGCACCCGACGACCACTACCGCACCGATCTCACCGCCAGTGCCCTGCTGCCGGCGCCGTTCCCGCGCCCGCGGCCGCGCATCGGCCTGGTCGCGCGCGGCGATCTCGATGCGATGGACGTGGCCGTCGTCGGTCACGTGCCCGACCCGCTGCGCGCCAACCTCACCCTGCGCGGCAAGCGCTGGACGCTGCGCGCGGACTCGGATGCGCTCGACCCCGGCCTGCTCTCGGGCGCCGGCGAGCCGGGCACGCCGATCGCATTCTCGCTTTCCGTCGACGGCAACGGTGGTGCCGCCGACCTCGAGGGCGAGTTCACCCAGGGCACGCTGCACGCGGTGCTGCAGCCCTCGAAGCTGAGGCTCGAAGACCAGGTGCTGGACCTGCAGCCGCTGGTGGTCGACATCTTCGAGGGGCGCATCACCGCCAATGGCCATGGCGATTTCCGCGAACCGCGCGCGGCCAGCTTCAAGCTCGCGGTCAATGCGCGCGACCTGCGCTTCGGTGGCGCTCCCGGCACCGCGGACCCCGAGCCGGCCACGCCTGCGCCGGTGATCGGCGTCGATGCCGACTTCGGCATCGCCGGCCGCAGCGACGACTGGACCGCCACCGGCCAGGCGACGATCGCGCGTGATGCGCTCGATGCGACCGTCGATTTCACCGGCCGAGGCGACCTGGAGCAGATCGCGGTCGAAACCCTGCGCGCCAGCATGCCGACCGGCACGCTCGATGCCGCCGGGGAAGTTGCCTGGGCACCGGCGCTGGGCTGGGACATGGAGGCGGTGCTGGCCGGCTTCGATCCCGGCTATTTCGCCCCGGGCTGGGACGGCGCGGTCGACGGCAGGCTCGAAAGCACCGGCGTCACCCGCGACGACGGTGGCCTCGATGTCGCGGTCGAGGCGCGCGAACTGGGCGGCACGCTGCGCCGCCGTCGCCTCGGCGGCAACGCGATGTTCGCGATGCAGGGCCCGGCGACCGGCCGGACCCGCACCGACTACGAAGGCGAGGCCGCGCTGACGCTCGGCGACAGTCGCGTCGATGCGAGCGGGTTCCTGCGCGACACGCTCGAACTCGATGCGCGTTTCGCTCCGCTCGATCTCGCCGACCTGCTTCCCGACGCCGCCGGCACCCTGCGCGGCGCCGTGCGGGCGCGCGGACCGCGCAACGCACCGGACATCGAGGCGGACCTCACCGGCAACGGCCTGCGCTGGGGCGGTTACGCCTCCACCACGCTGCGCGCGCAGGGGCGGATGCCGTGGTCGGGCGGGAACGGCGCGCTGGTGGTGGACGGCAGCGGCGTCGAGGCCGGCATCGCGCTCGACACGGTGCGCATCGAGGCGAGTGGCGCGGTCGAGGACCTGCGGCTCGATGCGCGGGCGCGCAGCGAGGCGCTCGGATCGCTCGCACTGCAGGGCAGCGCGCGCCGCCGCGGCGCGAACTGGAGCGGCGAACTGACGACCCTGCAACTGGAGCCGACGCGTGGCGCGAGCTGGCGACTCCAGGCGCCTGCCCGCTACGCGCAGGACGGCGGCAACTGGACGCTCTCGCGCAGCTGTTTCGGCGCGTCCGACGGCGGCTCGCTGTGCGCCCAGGCCGACTGGCCGCGACGCGGGGTCAGCTTCGCGGGCACGCAACTGCCGCTGGCGCTCGCCACGCCCTACCTGCCCGAGCGCGAGGGCGGCCGCCCCTGGCTGCTGCGCGGCGAGATCGCTCTCGATGGCCAGCTGCGACCGGCCGGCGGCGCCTGGCAGGGCAACCTCGCCGTGCGCTCGGCCGAGGGCGGGTTGCGCAACAGCGAACGCGCGCGTCGCGACCTGCTGCAATACCGCAACCTGCGGCTCGATGCCGACTTCACGCCGGCGCGCATCGAGGCCTCGCTGGCCACCGTGCTCAACGAGGACGGCCAGGTCCGCGCGCGCATCGCCACCGGCTGGGACGCGACCTCCCCGCTGTCGGGCGAGATCGTCGCCGACACGGACGAACTGACCTGGCTGGAACTGTTCTCGCAGGACATCGTCGAGCCCACCGGGCGTCTCGAAGCCAATATCGACCTCGCCGGTACGCGCGCGCAGCCGGTGCTGGGCGGGCAGGCGCGGCTGAGCGCATTCAGTACCGAAGTGCCTTCGCTCGGCATCGTGCTCGAGCAGGGTGACGTGCGCCTGCTGGCGCAGCCCGACGGCAGTGCGCGCATCACCGGCAGCGTGCGTTCCGGCGATGGTCTGCTCGCGATCGAAGGCGGGCTCAACTGGCGCGACACCTCGGCGCCGCTGCTGCTCGAACTCACCGGCGAGGACGTGCTGCTTTCGGACACCCGCGACCTGCGCATCGTCGCCGATCCCGACATCGAACTGCGCTATGCCGCCGCGCAGCCGCTGTCGGTGTCCGGCACGGTCACGGTCACCAGCGCGATGCTGGAACTGGAGCGGCTCGACCAGGGCGCGTCGATCTCGCCCGACGTGGTGGTGCTCGATCCGGTGGACCCGGAAGCCACAGGCGCCTCGCCGTTGCTGCTCGACCTGACCCTGGCGATGGGCGACGACGTGCGGCTGCGCGGCTTCGGCCTCGATGGCACACTCGGCGGCAGCATGCGCGTGCGCGCGCAGCCCGGGCGCGAGATGACCGGCAGCGGTACGCTCGAAGTCGGTGGGCGCTACAGCGCCTACGGCCAGAAGCTGGAGGTCACCCGCGGGCGGCTGAGCTTCAACGGACCGGTATCGGACCCCCTGCTCGACATCCGCGCAGAACGCGAGATCGAGGCGCAGGACATCACCGCCGGCATCAACGTCACCGGGCGGGCCTCGGCGCCGCAGGTGCAGGTCTGGACCGACCCGGCCACCGACGAATCGCAGGCGCTGTCCTACCTCGCGCTGGGTCGCCCGCTGTCAAACCTGTCGAGCAACGAGGGCCGCCAGCTGGATGCGGCTTCCGCCGCGCTCACCGCCGGCGGCAGCATGCTGGCCGGGCAGCTCGGCTCGAGGCTGGGACTCGACAATGCCGGCGTGTCGGAATCGCGCGCGCTCGGTGGCAGCGTGCTCGGTATCGGCAAGCAGCTCTCGCCGCGGCTGTACGTCGGCTTCGGCGTCTCGCTGCTCGGCACCGGGCAGGTGCTCACCCTGAAGTACCTGCTGCGCAAGGGTTTCGACGTCGAGATCGAATCGAGCACGCTGGAGACGCGCGGCTCGGTCAACTACCGGCACGAGCGCGACTGAGCGCAGCGACGCGCAAGGCATGCCTTGCGGTCGTGCGAGCGCGACCTGCCCGTTGTCCGGGACGTCGAATCATGCTCCCCCCGTGGCGGGGCGCCATCCACGCAACCCCGGACGACGGCAGCCCGGACGCTATGCATTCGTACCCGGCGCAGCCGACTCGCGATCCAAGTCCACGCTGGCCGACGTCGCTACCAGGCGATATGCGCAGCAAACGGCAGCCGCGCAAGCGGCCGCCGTTCGTTCGGCGAATCAGGCAGGCGCCGCCGCACGGCGCCACCCTGCGGGTTCAGGCGGCGGAGCGCTGCTGTCCGCGGTGCTTGCCCTCGTCGATCTCCTCGATGAGCTTGGCGCAGAACGCCGGCAGGTCGTCGGGGGTGCGGCTGGTGACCAGCCCCTGGTCGACCACCACTTCCTCGTCCGTCCACTTCGCGCCGGCGTTCTCGAGATCCTTGCGGATGTTGGGGACCGAGGTGACGGTGCGACCCTCGAGCACGCCGGCAT contains:
- the glyS gene encoding glycine--tRNA ligase subunit beta yields the protein MTTAQMATLLIELGTEELPVKALPGLAQALFDGVLSALEKRGVAVERGAAKPLYTPRRLAVLLPGVAVEQPQQASEVFGPYVNIALDGDGQPTKALLGFAAKAGVEWTALERATDAKGERFVHRAVTSGAQTAALLPEILREAIAGMPIPKPMRWGGHDFAFARPVHWLVMLLGKDVVDGEAFGIRADRFSRGHRFLHDRQVWISTPDDYVEALRGAKVLVDAQERRARIVAEVEAAAKAAGGSARIDADNLQQVVCLVEWPKAVSCAFEEEFLAVPQEALVATMEANQKFFPVLDDAGRLTSRFIGIANIEPKDDSEIRKGYERVIRPRFADAKFFFVEDMKQGLDSMNAGLASVTYQAKLGTVADKVARVAALAEAIAPQVGVNAALARRAALLSKADLQSRLVNEFPELQGIAGRHYAMQDASLSDLSHEDRVAVANALDEAWQPRFAADDIALSALGKVLAIAERLDTLAGGFAAGLKPTGNKDPFALRRNALGLARTVIESGLELDIVQLIDRAVDHLPESAKSEPASGTERMAPTLYIYDFILDRLKGYYAEKGVPVQQFNAVAQLEPRSLYDLDRRIDAIGIFAQLPEAEALAAANKRILNILRKADEEIPAIEDKALLQEPAELALAEAVEAVYAETGHALAKGDYVDALAHLARLRPRVDAFFDAVMVNVEDAALRSNRLALLKRLADRLGSVAAIEHLSA
- a CDS encoding autotransporter assembly complex protein TamA — protein: MRLPHRILAIAALCLFAAGTARAVEVGTVEILGLDEEMTQNVRVSLSLVEAAGQDLSGRRMAYLVREVEDETREALEPFGFYSPTIEVERSRANGSVSVTVRVDPGEPVRVRNSDIAILGEGGSDRYLQADVDEFIPSPGAIFNHADYEASKIRISRRLTERGYFDADFSSRRVEVTRAEQAADIELVWTSGDRYDMGPTIFEQERTIVGDDLLENLVYWEEGEYYHQGRLDRLRTSLTRLDYFGNIEITPDPANAVDKRVPVTVRLTPAKRSIYTAGLSYGTDSGAGVRLGVERRYVNLRGHKALAQLDYAQKRKTLTLQYRIPAFAWRDGWYTFSAQAYDEQTDYIDTRRVEFVASRSGQFNRYLNLVASVHALRERWLYAEVGRDGLQEAPDYRYATFTFPSLRAEYVNVDDRVFPRSGVGGSLTLRSGVEGAGSDANFAQLHARASTFKGIGENSRLIIRGEAGYTWTDALVDLPPSLRFYAGGDRSIRGYEWREVGPRIDTDEGRYAIGAKNVVTASIEFEHYFLGPWGAAVFVDGGSAFDGTSPDWHTGVGIGARWRSPVGPLKIDLARGLDQPDSPFTVGLSIGAEF
- a CDS encoding translocation/assembly module TamB domain-containing protein; its protein translation is MAFRRRPRLPDDMPPEEREARIAELRERRRRRMRVLAIRSAIGTGALVLLVAALLYWLLSTFGGRDFLLARIAAALPEGTELTWSRAEGPASGPLVMHDVRYVQRSCPDVDGEAVAYGRCAVPSVLTFTARRVVLDPEITPLIGKRLRLDALDVEAATLDLPRSDEPFEMPTWPEVLPRIELPLSLESDAIRVDGLRVSSAGAPVIDIATIRGGLDARPGELMVRELVVDSDRGRFTVDGDYAPDDHYRTDLTASALLPAPFPRPRPRIGLVARGDLDAMDVAVVGHVPDPLRANLTLRGKRWTLRADSDALDPGLLSGAGEPGTPIAFSLSVDGNGGAADLEGEFTQGTLHAVLQPSKLRLEDQVLDLQPLVVDIFEGRITANGHGDFREPRAASFKLAVNARDLRFGGAPGTADPEPATPAPVIGVDADFGIAGRSDDWTATGQATIARDALDATVDFTGRGDLEQIAVETLRASMPTGTLDAAGEVAWAPALGWDMEAVLAGFDPGYFAPGWDGAVDGRLESTGVTRDDGGLDVAVEARELGGTLRRRRLGGNAMFAMQGPATGRTRTDYEGEAALTLGDSRVDASGFLRDTLELDARFAPLDLADLLPDAAGTLRGAVRARGPRNAPDIEADLTGNGLRWGGYASTTLRAQGRMPWSGGNGALVVDGSGVEAGIALDTVRIEASGAVEDLRLDARARSEALGSLALQGSARRRGANWSGELTTLQLEPTRGASWRLQAPARYAQDGGNWTLSRSCFGASDGGSLCAQADWPRRGVSFAGTQLPLALATPYLPEREGGRPWLLRGEIALDGQLRPAGGAWQGNLAVRSAEGGLRNSERARRDLLQYRNLRLDADFTPARIEASLATVLNEDGQVRARIATGWDATSPLSGEIVADTDELTWLELFSQDIVEPTGRLEANIDLAGTRAQPVLGGQARLSAFSTEVPSLGIVLEQGDVRLLAQPDGSARITGSVRSGDGLLAIEGGLNWRDTSAPLLLELTGEDVLLSDTRDLRIVADPDIELRYAAAQPLSVSGTVTVTSAMLELERLDQGASISPDVVVLDPVDPEATGASPLLLDLTLAMGDDVRLRGFGLDGTLGGSMRVRAQPGREMTGSGTLEVGGRYSAYGQKLEVTRGRLSFNGPVSDPLLDIRAEREIEAQDITAGINVTGRASAPQVQVWTDPATDESQALSYLALGRPLSNLSSNEGRQLDAASAALTAGGSMLAGQLGSRLGLDNAGVSESRALGGSVLGIGKQLSPRLYVGFGVSLLGTGQVLTLKYLLRKGFDVEIESSTLETRGSVNYRHERD